The following proteins are co-located in the Siansivirga zeaxanthinifaciens CC-SAMT-1 genome:
- a CDS encoding RNA polymerase sigma factor — translation MKASKNNNISDEDLVKEIVETKDTLLFEVLYDRFATLVYNKCFGFAKDEDEAKDLTQDVFLKLFVKLGSFKGDSKFSTWLYAFTYNHCVNYVTRNNSKRIEKNAVNYSDIEPSIDEEDLEDESGFFQMKVENLKEALEIISPDEKMILVLKYQEKLSIKEIESILDISESAVKMRIKRVKDRLISVYNNKYSNN, via the coding sequence TTGAAAGCATCAAAAAATAATAACATTTCTGACGAAGATTTGGTAAAAGAGATTGTAGAAACAAAAGACACTCTTTTATTTGAAGTACTTTATGACAGATTCGCCACACTTGTTTACAACAAATGTTTTGGTTTTGCAAAAGATGAAGATGAAGCAAAAGACTTAACACAAGATGTTTTTTTAAAACTTTTTGTTAAATTAGGTAGTTTTAAAGGAGACTCCAAATTTTCTACCTGGCTTTATGCTTTTACTTACAATCATTGTGTAAATTATGTTACAAGAAACAATTCTAAACGAATTGAAAAGAACGCTGTAAACTATTCTGATATCGAACCTTCGATTGATGAGGAAGATTTAGAAGATGAAAGTGGTTTTTTTCAAATGAAGGTTGAAAACCTCAAAGAGGCCTTGGAAATCATTTCACCCGATGAAAAAATGATTCTTGTTCTTAAGTATCAAGAAAAGCTATCAATTAAAGAGATTGAAAGTATCTTAGATATTAGCGAGAGCGCTGTGAAAATGAGAATTAAGCGTGTGAAAGACAGGTTAATTAGTGTTTATAATAATAAGTATAGCAATAACTAA
- a CDS encoding mechanosensitive ion channel family protein, which translates to MKKISNWNESVLNSLNAIMEEVSSIIPNILGALAIIIIGWLIIKIVVSILKKALKIAKADKLDDKINEIELFGDKKLNFNIITIITKFVKWFLYLMIIIVVTEILNLTIVSEEIKNFLSYIPQLFSALTIFILGLLFANMAKKGIKSLFDSMDFFGGKLISQLVFVILLVFISVTALNQAGIDTEIITNNITLILASLLLAFSLAMGLGSQKIVAELLKTFYARRTYEIGQTIQFNNITGEVLSINSISITLKTTEGKIVVPIKDIVENQVRIQD; encoded by the coding sequence ATGAAAAAGATATCTAATTGGAATGAAAGCGTTTTAAATTCACTTAACGCGATAATGGAAGAAGTTTCTAGTATTATTCCAAATATCTTGGGAGCACTAGCAATAATAATTATAGGTTGGTTAATAATTAAAATCGTTGTTAGTATTTTAAAAAAGGCTCTCAAAATTGCAAAAGCAGATAAATTAGATGATAAAATTAATGAAATTGAACTGTTTGGCGATAAGAAATTGAATTTCAATATTATAACTATTATTACAAAATTTGTTAAGTGGTTTTTGTATTTAATGATTATAATAGTTGTTACAGAAATTTTAAATTTAACAATAGTATCAGAAGAAATTAAAAACTTCTTAAGTTACATTCCACAGTTATTCTCAGCACTCACTATTTTTATTTTAGGGTTGTTGTTTGCTAACATGGCTAAAAAAGGAATAAAATCGTTGTTCGATTCCATGGATTTTTTTGGAGGTAAGTTAATTAGCCAGTTAGTTTTCGTTATTTTATTAGTATTCATTAGTGTTACTGCCTTAAATCAAGCGGGCATAGATACAGAAATAATAACTAACAATATCACCTTAATTTTAGCATCCCTGTTATTGGCTTTTTCTTTAGCTATGGGTTTAGGATCGCAAAAAATTGTGGCAGAATTATTAAAAACATTTTATGCCAGACGTACTTACGAAATAGGACAGACTATACAGTTTAATAATATAACCGGTGAAGTATTATCAATAAATTCTATTTCTATAACCTTAAAAACTACCGAAGGTAAAATAGTAGTACCCATTAAAGATATTGTAGAAAACCAAGTAAGAATACAAGATTAA
- a CDS encoding voltage-gated chloride channel family protein gives MNTNKLKKLLFSFEQIPTLIYLAKWVLICLILGVLAGSVSAFFLKGLDWATNYREAHLWIIWLLPIGGFIIGLSYHLFGNDVVKGNNLLLEEFHSPKKVIPFKMAPLVLFGTIITHLFGGSAGREGTAVQIGGAIADQFTKILNLSKRDRKIILIAGISAGFASVFGTPLAGGIFALEVLVLGRLRLDAIIPSFMAAVFANYFCEFWNVTHTHYHISEVAPMNPQNLIWALLAGIIFGLVAMLFSKSTHFWSNLFKKHITYPPLRPVIGGVILAITIYFMGTTKYIGLGIPTIIDAFDINLNSYDFLLKVLFTSFTLGAGFKGGEVTPLFYIGATLGNALIWFIPLPMGLMAGMGFVAVFAGATNTPIACTIMGIELFGIEAGVFIAIACSTAYLFSGHSGVYGSQIIGSPKNHHYLRERGIQLSDVEKRRDNFHK, from the coding sequence ATGAATACAAATAAACTTAAAAAACTTCTATTTTCTTTCGAACAAATCCCTACCCTTATTTATCTAGCAAAATGGGTTTTAATTTGTTTGATTTTAGGAGTTTTGGCTGGTAGTGTTTCGGCATTTTTTTTAAAAGGATTAGACTGGGCCACAAACTACCGTGAAGCGCATTTGTGGATTATTTGGCTCTTACCTATCGGTGGTTTTATAATTGGATTATCTTACCATTTGTTTGGTAATGATGTGGTTAAAGGCAATAATTTACTTCTGGAAGAATTTCATAGTCCTAAAAAGGTAATTCCTTTTAAAATGGCTCCGTTGGTGCTTTTCGGAACTATTATCACGCATTTATTTGGTGGATCTGCTGGTCGTGAAGGAACTGCTGTGCAAATTGGTGGTGCTATTGCAGACCAATTTACCAAAATATTAAATCTCTCTAAACGCGATAGAAAAATTATATTAATTGCCGGTATAAGTGCTGGTTTTGCTTCAGTTTTTGGAACACCTTTAGCTGGGGGTATTTTTGCTTTAGAAGTTTTAGTTCTTGGACGATTGCGACTAGATGCTATAATACCGAGCTTTATGGCAGCTGTGTTTGCAAACTATTTCTGTGAATTTTGGAATGTAACACACACGCATTATCATATTTCTGAAGTGGCACCCATGAATCCGCAAAACCTGATATGGGCCTTATTAGCTGGTATTATTTTTGGGTTGGTCGCTATGTTATTCTCTAAATCGACTCATTTTTGGAGCAATTTATTTAAAAAACATATTACATACCCGCCTTTGAGACCTGTTATTGGTGGGGTTATTTTGGCCATTACCATTTACTTCATGGGTACCACTAAATATATTGGTTTGGGAATCCCAACTATAATTGATGCGTTTGACATCAACTTAAATTCTTACGATTTTTTATTAAAAGTTTTATTTACCTCATTTACTTTAGGTGCTGGATTTAAAGGTGGCGAAGTAACACCGTTGTTTTATATTGGAGCAACCTTAGGTAATGCGCTTATTTGGTTTATACCTTTACCAATGGGCTTAATGGCGGGCATGGGTTTTGTAGCCGTATTTGCCGGCGCCACCAATACACCAATAGCATGTACCATTATGGGAATTGAACTATTTGGTATTGAAGCAGGTGTTTTTATTGCAATTGCCTGCAGTACGGCTTATTTGTTTTCTGGACATTCTGGTGTTTATGGTTCCCAAATTATTGGCAGTCCTAAAAATCACCATTATTTAAGAGAAAGAGGCATACAATTGTCTGATGTTGAAAAGCGTCGTGATAATTTTCACAAATAG
- a CDS encoding DEAD/DEAH box helicase, whose product MTFEDLNLNTPLYNALNDLGFTTPTPIQAEAFNVVSSGKDIVGIAQTGTGKTFAYMLPILKNLKFSTQETPRILVLVPTRELVVQVVDEIEKLSKYINTRVLGVYGGTNINTQKQAVAEGVDILVATPGRLYDLALSRVLQLKTIQKLVIDEVDVMLDLGFRHQLINIFDILPEKRQNIMFSATMTQDVDELLNDFFKTPERVSIAVSGTPLENISQTRYKVPNFYTKVNLLVDLLQDTETFNKVLVFVANKKMADRLFEKLDEHFKEELCVIHSNKTQNYRLRSIEQFRNGDNRILVSTDVMARGLDIDNVSHVINFDTPDYPENYMHRIGRTGRAERKGEAIVLSTEKEQEAIENIERLMQMTIPVLDIPEWVEISTELLEEERPQIKERNNPLKRKDEDAPGPAFHEKSEKNKKENLGGSYRREIAKKYKKPKTRGDKNYNKRNKNK is encoded by the coding sequence GTGACTTTCGAAGATTTAAATTTAAACACCCCATTATATAACGCCTTAAACGATTTAGGCTTTACAACACCTACGCCCATTCAGGCCGAAGCTTTTAATGTAGTAAGTTCTGGGAAAGATATTGTGGGAATAGCTCAAACAGGTACCGGTAAAACGTTTGCCTATATGTTGCCTATTTTAAAAAATTTAAAATTTTCAACTCAAGAAACGCCACGCATATTAGTTTTAGTACCAACGCGCGAGCTGGTTGTACAGGTGGTAGATGAAATTGAAAAACTATCTAAATATATTAACACACGTGTTTTAGGAGTTTATGGAGGCACCAACATCAATACCCAAAAACAGGCAGTTGCCGAAGGTGTTGATATTCTTGTGGCGACCCCGGGTCGTTTATACGACTTAGCCTTAAGTCGTGTATTGCAATTAAAAACGATACAAAAATTAGTAATTGATGAGGTAGATGTGATGCTCGATTTGGGCTTTAGACATCAGCTTATTAATATTTTCGATATTTTACCTGAAAAACGTCAGAATATCATGTTTTCTGCAACTATGACGCAGGATGTAGATGAATTATTAAACGATTTTTTCAAAACTCCCGAGCGTGTTTCGATAGCGGTTTCGGGAACACCTTTAGAAAATATTTCACAAACGCGTTATAAAGTTCCTAACTTTTATACTAAAGTGAACCTGTTAGTCGATTTACTTCAAGATACCGAAACATTTAATAAGGTTTTAGTGTTTGTGGCTAATAAAAAAATGGCCGATAGGTTATTCGAAAAACTAGACGAGCATTTTAAAGAAGAATTGTGTGTTATTCACTCTAACAAAACACAAAATTACCGTTTACGAAGCATTGAGCAGTTTAGAAATGGTGATAATCGTATTTTAGTATCTACCGATGTTATGGCTCGCGGTTTGGACATAGATAATGTAAGTCATGTTATTAATTTTGACACACCAGATTATCCAGAAAATTATATGCACCGTATTGGTAGAACCGGTCGTGCCGAACGCAAAGGTGAAGCTATTGTTTTATCTACTGAAAAAGAACAGGAAGCCATTGAAAACATAGAACGTTTGATGCAAATGACGATTCCTGTTCTGGACATTCCAGAATGGGTTGAAATTTCTACCGAACTTTTAGAAGAAGAACGTCCGCAAATAAAAGAGCGTAACAACCCTTTAAAACGTAAGGATGAAGATGCGCCAGGCCCAGCGTTTCATGAAAAATCTGAAAAGAATAAAAAAGAAAATTTAGGGGGTTCATATCGCAGAGAAATTGCGAAAAAATATAAAAAACCAAAAACACGCGGCGATAAAAACTATAATAAACGCAACAAAAACAAATAG
- a CDS encoding aldose 1-epimerase family protein → MFILENDLLKIGIKKPGAELCKITSVKNNTEFMWDANPAVWGSYAPNLFPIIGALKDNTYMFEGKPYSLPKHGMIRNNPAVEWHEETKNSITLKLVYSDATLKVYPFKFEFYITYKLNNANLEIKHTVLNKDTKTVFFSLGGHPAFKCPVFENEVYEDYYLEFEQPETSKTHLINMENGLISDKTKPVLDNSDCLPLAHHLFNEDALIFKDLKSRRITLKSKSHGGILSVSYPDFNYVGIWAKPEGDYVCIEPWLGIADSEFTNQDFKTKEGILSLEPNKSFVASYSIEIHQSHLV, encoded by the coding sequence ATGTTTATATTAGAAAACGATTTATTAAAAATAGGCATAAAAAAACCAGGTGCCGAATTGTGCAAAATAACTTCGGTTAAAAACAACACCGAATTTATGTGGGATGCCAATCCTGCGGTTTGGGGAAGTTATGCTCCTAACCTATTTCCAATTATTGGTGCTTTAAAAGATAATACCTATATGTTTGAAGGCAAACCTTATAGCTTACCAAAACATGGTATGATTCGAAATAATCCTGCTGTTGAATGGCATGAAGAAACAAAAAACAGCATCACTTTAAAACTTGTTTACAGCGATGCTACTTTAAAAGTATATCCGTTTAAATTTGAATTCTATATAACATATAAACTAAACAATGCGAATTTAGAAATTAAGCATACGGTTTTAAATAAAGACACTAAAACCGTGTTTTTCTCTTTAGGTGGGCATCCGGCTTTTAAATGTCCCGTGTTTGAAAATGAAGTTTATGAGGATTATTATCTAGAATTCGAGCAACCGGAAACATCGAAAACACATCTAATAAACATGGAAAACGGCTTAATTTCAGATAAAACGAAACCTGTTTTAGATAATTCTGATTGTTTACCATTAGCGCATCATTTATTTAATGAGGATGCGCTTATTTTTAAAGATTTAAAATCGAGACGCATCACTCTAAAAAGCAAGTCGCATGGTGGTATTTTATCTGTTTCGTACCCAGATTTTAATTATGTAGGTATTTGGGCAAAACCAGAAGGCGATTATGTTTGTATCGAGCCTTGGTTAGGTATTGCAGACAGCGAATTTACCAATCAAGATTTTAAAACCAAGGAAGGCATTTTAAGTTTAGAGCCTAATAAAAGCTTTGTGGCAAGCTATTCTATTGAAATACACCAGAGTCATTTAGTCTAA
- the pabB gene encoding aminodeoxychorismate synthase component I has translation MRAKHFFTSENITLFKQQLLIWSQQFDDVVWLDSNNHKQAHSHYDAVLAVDAFTSIKTDYFDAFNQLKEYQATTKDWLFGYLTYDLKNNIEPLKSENFDGLEFPDLYFFQPKKIFFFKGKEVALCYLNMVDYEFESDLHTIKNVSQENNTSEANSVKIKLRIHKDAYIEKIQAMLHHIHRGDMYEANFCQEFYAEATEINPLETYSKLNAISNAPFATFLKSGDKFLLSASPERYLKKDGGLVISQPIKGTAKRSLDKDEDQALKAELRSNVKERSENIMIVDLVRNDLSKTAIKGSVKVDELCGIYTFDQVHQMISTVRSQVEPTVNPIDIIKTTFPMGSMTGAPKISAMKIIEALEETKRGLYSGTVGYFSPEGNFDFNVVIRSILYNQSKKYVSYSVGSAITAKSDPLKEYEECLVKAKAMRDVLEG, from the coding sequence TTGAGAGCAAAACATTTTTTTACTTCTGAAAATATTACGTTGTTTAAACAACAATTGTTGATTTGGAGTCAGCAGTTTGATGATGTTGTATGGCTAGATTCTAACAACCATAAACAAGCTCATTCTCATTACGATGCAGTATTGGCTGTTGATGCTTTTACAAGTATAAAAACCGATTATTTTGATGCTTTTAATCAATTAAAAGAATATCAAGCCACTACAAAAGACTGGTTGTTTGGTTATTTAACCTACGATTTAAAAAACAACATAGAACCTTTAAAGTCTGAAAATTTTGATGGTTTAGAATTCCCCGATTTGTATTTCTTTCAGCCTAAAAAAATCTTCTTTTTTAAAGGGAAAGAAGTAGCATTGTGTTATTTGAATATGGTTGATTATGAATTTGAATCGGATTTACACACTATCAAAAATGTATCCCAAGAAAATAATACTTCCGAAGCTAATTCGGTAAAAATAAAACTTCGTATTCATAAAGATGCTTATATTGAAAAAATCCAGGCGATGCTTCATCATATACACCGAGGTGACATGTACGAAGCCAATTTTTGTCAGGAGTTTTATGCCGAAGCTACCGAAATAAATCCTCTAGAAACTTACAGTAAGCTTAATGCCATTTCTAATGCGCCTTTTGCTACATTTTTAAAAAGTGGCGATAAGTTTTTGCTTTCGGCTTCACCAGAACGTTATTTAAAAAAAGATGGTGGTTTAGTTATTTCTCAACCTATAAAAGGCACCGCAAAGCGTTCATTAGATAAAGATGAAGACCAAGCGCTTAAAGCCGAGTTACGTTCTAATGTAAAGGAACGCAGCGAAAACATTATGATTGTCGATTTAGTGCGCAATGATTTATCGAAAACAGCCATTAAAGGCTCGGTAAAAGTAGATGAATTATGCGGCATTTATACTTTCGACCAAGTGCATCAAATGATTTCTACAGTGCGTTCGCAAGTTGAGCCAACTGTAAATCCTATCGACATAATTAAAACAACCTTTCCCATGGGAAGCATGACGGGTGCTCCTAAAATTTCAGCCATGAAAATTATTGAAGCTTTAGAAGAAACCAAACGGGGCTTGTATTCTGGGACTGTAGGTTATTTTTCGCCTGAAGGTAATTTCGATTTTAATGTGGTTATACGTAGTATTTTATACAATCAATCTAAAAAATACGTATCCTATTCTGTGGGAAGTGCCATCACAGCAAAAAGCGACCCACTAAAAGAGTACGAAGAATGTTTAGTAAAAGCCAAAGCCATGCGCGATGTTTTAGAAGGCTAG